The genome window GATGCGTGAAGAGTTGAAATCTATATAGATTCTAGATTCATAAAAATCGTCATTGGTTTCATGTTTGAGCTTTGAAAGGTTGTCGATAGTGTGGGATGTCGTCTCTCAGATGGTTGAATTTTGTGATATGGTTGTTTGatgaaaaccctaaaccctactTATACATGCACAAACATGCACATGCACATGCACATGCGCATATACATGTATTTGTTAGTGTTTTGGGGCAttttttgtttcgtttttaTCGGTTCTGTGATTTCATTATTAATGGGATTATTGTTTGTATGAAACAGGAAACACTGGGTTATATTGATATCAATCTTTCAGATGTTGTTAACAACAAAAGAATCAATGAGAGATACCATCTGATAGACTCAAAGAATGGGCGGATCCAGATTGAGTTGCAGTGGAGAACTAAATGAGAGCCATTTCTTGAATTCATTCCCACACATACAGAGACAGAGAAAGTCATTTCTTAATATCTTAGATCTGTACTCGAAATTATACTTCATTTTTACTtgtaacaataataaatactacTGAAAATAGCACCAAAAATGGAAGACTGGACAACccgttttttttcatttgagcTTTGCTTTGTCTTTTAAATTGCTTACATTTTTCAAGGTTCAACCCTCCAATGCGCCCATAAATGTTGATTATTTTCGGCCAAGTGATGTTTAAAAGAAGCTAATATACGTATAGCATTATTGGTTCGTATACGTTGTTGGTCACTCTAgtaattaaatggtttaaaaagttacaattaTAGTTAAAAAgataatgttttaatattttttctagtCAATAATTATTAAcgcaataaaaaaatttacaaaaaataaaatttatgaattgcAAGTTAATCTAATAGaagtatttttatcttttaatttttatataatatatattttacagcAGCAGGAGCACCACTAGGGGGTTATTCATCGGAATGAAAAAAATCCTTCCACTGATGTCCTACATAAAGACACAACCCAATCTTTTCCCAATAGACAGCATAACCAATAATCTAGTGTGAACCCAACAACGAACCCTTCAATTCGACCAGATGAACAATACCCGTAGAGGCAAGCAAACCTTTTTGAAGATCAAATGTAAGTACTGAGAAGAGAGATGCAAGAGGTTCATAGTGCAATGCCTCTAGAGTTTCTCTATGAATGCTTATGAAAAcaccaaaatatattaattaaaagaaagacTCCATGAATTCATTTATGATTATAACATAGAATTAAAACAATCATaacttcaaattaaaattataattcagaGCATTATCGTCCATAATTCACCTATCTAATCATGACCatgaataaaatttcaatagcACAACCATGtaaatttaatggttttaaaattataattaagagaaaatttacaaattaagataaaaatagaTGAACACTGTATAAATTCAACTCTTTTTCATTAATTCTTTTCTGAACTTTGTCACCAATCAaacaacaaatgaaaaattaaacttttagagattcaatataattttctttcaacATTTGATAAATTgcacatataaattaaattattcataaatttaattactttgttcattatcatcattagtattaattaaatattaattacttttgttgattgagtcttaatttcATTGACATAaacattattatcaatataaaaaatgttactTGAATGGACTtaaagtagaaaaataaataaatatttataatgagatttaaagaaaatatatcatCTAGTTTTAGCTTCACCTTTTCAATATCTTAAATATCATTTACCTACTAAAACAAACTCTGTTTCTATATCattattagggtttaatttaatCAACCCTTTTCAACTGCTTTATTTGTCCCTTTCCCCCTCATTTTCCAGCTTCCAAttgttagggttagggttttaggtttctTTTAGTAAGTTCTTGGAGATATAGAGGCGTTCTCTTTTAATGGTTGATGGTGTAGCAATGGATACAGTGAACCAACGGGGACTACTAGGGAGACCATACGGATATCTGCATGATGACGGAGGATTTGAGAGGAAAGACATTAAAGGAGCTCACAAGGCGGTCATGAATGGAGTCATGAGTTCAGTTCAACCTACTCGAACCAGTGAACTCACCATTGCTTTTGAGGGTGAGGTCTACGTCTTCCCCGCAGTTACTTCTGAAAAGGTTTGGTTTTCTTTTAGGTTTTCTTAATTCTTTGGTTGCATGTTgagtttttatatgttttattgatGGATTAAACTGTTTATCTGGAAATGCGGGGGAGTTCAAAGGTTATGTGGATAAGTAGCTTTATTTTGTTAGTCTTACTTAACTGTAAACAGAGGAAGATAGCTCTTgagaattttgaatttgtttgatCCATTACCTTTGCTAAAATCGCTTTCAGCTTTAGGATTCAGACAAATTGTTAGAATGATACTGTTAGGATAGCTATTTCTGCTTGCTGTTTTCAGGGAAAAACTTTCATACCATTGGTGGAGTTATGGCATTTAAATCTGCTATTCCACTTGTGGCATAGGGTGGGTAAATGAGATTGACATCATCCATTTTTCCTGGCATGGGGATGGCCATTGTGGACAAGCtgtaataaaagttttagggccAGTTTAACATTGAGGTTGAGAAGTGCTGTGAAAAAGTGCTTTAGAAAAATTTGATAGTGTTTACCATTGCTGTCTATAAGTGCTTTAGGGAAGATAAAATGTCTATTTAAGACTTTATGTTGAGAAGTAGAATATTTAACAAGGGtatgaaaaagtaattttattgaaaagcacttttccataagccaaaagataaaaaatttggcTTGGCTTAGAATCCCAAATTAAAATCAAGGTTTGGTTTGAAAAGCTGCTTGTTTACCAAATTTTTTGGTTTGAAATCATGGTTTGGGTTGAAAAGTGGTTTTCAACGTCAATGATAAACACACCCTTAAGGTGTTACTGAAGGTCATATCGGTATGCTTGAAAAAGTTTTCCTTattttgaacatataaaatgggattttctttttcaaattttatgttaCACATATTAGCTGACCTCTGTTACCcattatatgcttacttttCCCTGTTAGCTGGGAAAGGGGTTTTAGCTAGGTAGTGAAAACCAATTCTTTTTGTCATTGATTCAGCTGTAAATAAAGCATGAGGAAATATACTTAAACTCTTTTGAGTAACTGAGTTTTGTATGTGCCTTTGCTTGCATTGATTTCATAGGTCCAGGCAGTTTTACTACTACTGGGAGGATGTGATACATCAATTAATGTGCCCAGCTCCGAGTTCCTACTACAAGAAAAGGTCAAGGTATCTTATATGCATATGACATTGCTCTGCAAAATTTACTTGAATATATGGGTTTGGTTGCTAATATTTCCTTAAAATATGTTCAAGGTTGTAGGTGACTCTTCACGAGGTTCAAAGATTTCCCGAAGAATTGCCTCGCTAGTCAGATTTCGTGAGAAGCGGAAAGAGAGAtgctttgaaaagaaaatacgCTATACTTGCCGAAAAGAGGTTGCTCAGAGGTAAGTTGCCTTGTTTTTGTTGATAAGTAATTCTTAGGCTCTAGGACTTGTAGCTCAACTGGGATTTTTACTTGTAACAAGTTCAATAAGCTAATTAGCTTGTTCATGTGATAAAGCTTACTGCCTTTGCTCTTGAATCATGATATTTTATGAGGTCTATTCTTTCAAGTCTTGGTTATGCTTGCATATTTCTTTTTGGAGCATCACTATTGCCCTTATTTACTGAAGTTTGTAAGCTATTAGAAAATAGCTTTATGGTCCTTAACCAAACTGTTTTTGACATCTCAACTTTTAGGTCTCCTGGATGCTTGATGTGTTCCTCTTAAAATATCATTGGTGCATAGTCTAGGCTTTGTTACCTTTACCTTTGGTAGTTCTACTAGATAGGTGGGTTCTGTAAGGATAAGCTTTCACTTTGGACCTTAAAAGTTTATCACATTCTCTAGAGATGAGCtgctaaagaaaaaaagaaataagatttGCATGCTAGTGATCTACAAATGTGCCAATTTTCCTTAAGCTGGTAAATTAGGCTCTATCTCatccaaaagcacttttattGTTTGTTCACAAGTTTTCCAAGTGCACTTCTAATTTTCTTGTTTGCTAGGATTCtgaaaaaacatattattttattgaatagcCTATCTTAAAACAATGTTACAAGCTTATGTATTTATACACAAGTACTGCCAATATACACTAGGAAACTAGCAGGAAACTCCTCTTCCTAAAGTTTGTCCTAAAATGAAGCTTAAAATCTGGCCTAAGTATTTATACACAAGTACAGCCAATATACACTAGGAAACTAGCAGGAAACTCCTCCTCCTAAAGTTTGTCCTAAAATGAAGCTTAAAATCTGGCCTAAAATCAAGGTCCTAAAATCTCTACAATTAATACTTTTTGACTAATATCTACTATTATAACTTGTATCTTCCACAAGGATGCATCGTAAGAATGGTCAGTTTGCATCAGTCAAGGACTCTAACTCAGGTGAAGGAAGCTGTGATCAAAGTGATGACACCCCTGACTCTGTGTAAGTTTGAAGGagcttactttgtttatttcttgttgatGTTAATTGTGTTGAAGGtgttttttcttgttttgttcCTTTTCTTATAAGCTTGCGTAGTTGTCAACACTGTGGGATCAATGAGAAGTTAACCCCGGCAATGCGTAGGGGGCCAGCTGGTCCCAGAACACTTTGCAATGCTTGTGGCCTTATGTGGGCAAACAAGGTTGGTGTAGAATAGTCAGATGCGTACCTATGCAGCTTCTTTTCTCATttacttataattaattttgttcacTTTTTATGCAAGGTTGAAgacattcaaatttgaatttagtttaatgATGAAGTTTATTATGTTCTACTAGATTTTGTCAGTTTACGGATTATATTCTTACTTGAGATATTTTGGGCATTGATTTCCCTTTCTATTGGAAGGAGTTTAACTTATTGCCTTATATAATGCAGTGGCCATTCCCCTGCTCTTACCATTTCTTATTGAATCTCTTTGGCATGATACTTATTTCTGTAATCAACCTGATTTTTCCCCGATGTTGAATTTACTAGTAGGCTGTAGGCACAAtactagttttttttcttattgtttattttattttttaatttcaagggAACACTGAGAGATCTTAGAAAAGGAGGCAGGAGTACTCACTTTGATTCAAAGGAGCTGGTATGTATATGGAGATCTAACGTGTTCTTGTTCACTACCCATAGGGTCACTTTTCTTCATCTAATTTGAGCAATTTCATGTTCAGTTTTTGAACCTGATGGACATTTTATTTAGTTCAGCATTAAGTCCTTTTATCTCGCAGGAAACTCCAACTGATATTAAGCCTTCAACTTTGGAACCAGAAAATTCTTTTGCCAATAATGATGAGCAGGTATTGATTTCCTGGGTCACTTAAGATGAACATAGCTGTAACATGATAATTTGCAAGTGCAAATTCTGTCGATGCATTAAGGACAATGCGGTTATTTTtagctatgttttatttttggttggttGTCCTGTTTGTCCTGTCTAATGCACATTTGTTTCATAAATAGAAACAATGTTAACTACGAAACACAGATCAGTGATGCTTCTTCAATGTGGCATAATTCTTTGCTTTCCATTTTCTGTCATCAGGGAAGCCCACAAGAGAAGAAGCCTGTACCTATGGATTctgaaaatcatttaataacatCAAACGAGCAGGTAAGAATTCTATTAATGGTGGTTGGAGGGATTTATCttgtgattttaaattttctggCAGATTCTAGTAGGACATTATATTTCAAACTTGCGATATCGAGTTGCAAGGGATTGCATTTTTGCTCATTATCAGGTTGCCAATGATCCGATTTTGTTGATTCACCAAATATTGTCCACTGATATGCAGGAATTCGCACAAAATTCACATCCTTTTCTCATCCACGTGGAGAATTCCTCAGTCAACCTTGATAACGAGGTATTCTTTTGGTCACACACTGTTTAAGTGGTAAAAATACGATGGAAGCTCTTGTACTAggagtcaaattgtattttttgCCCTCTATTAAAATATGCGCAAATTACTCCCAATGTGTTAAGATCAAACtgtaaattggtcattctgTTAAATAGTTCATCcgtttctactgttaaaaattggtcattGTATGTCAAAATGAGATATACGTGGCATGTCACATGTAATTGTTTGGTTATTAAGTCAGTGTGCGAATTTTTAACTGTAGAAatagatgatatttttaatagaaatgatccTTTTCTTTATCTAACGTACAGTGGCTAATTTGCCTAACTTTTTTTAGTAAAgtgggcaaaatgcaatctgactcttaGTATAAGAGTTTTTATAGTACTTTTACCTGGTAAATGAATTTCATAAGGGAAAATTCGTGAGGAACTCTCTTAAGATTGTTTACGTTACATCAGGACATACAGGAAACACTAGAAGAGCTTGCTGATGCTTCAGGGTCGGATTTTGAGATACCTTCACATTTTGATGAACAGGTAGTGGTCTTTTAGCAACCTAGCTTCAACATATACCTTAAGTGAACTTCTTAACTTCATagtcaaattcatgaaaataaaacttacaggTTGACATTGATGATAGCAACATCGTGACCTTGTGGCCTGGGACTTAAAAAGATGGAGGTTTGATTtggttttgacatgttttgatcAGCCAGCACTGATATCGACTAACTATAGGTTTCCGGAGATCTGTTGTTCATAGACACAGGATCGGGATCATTCCCTTGTAATTGAATTGCTAAAATCAATACAGTCGTCTCCTTTTTTCCCCtttgatattttgttataattataatgtgaataaatataatatttggtgCTTTCCTTCTTTCTGACCCTCCATTAAGTCGATGTAATTGTGTCCAATTAATAATGGGACATAGCCTTTCTCGAGTGAGctaaaacaagtaataaagggAGCTACAGAtgtattcaaattaatttatgagTGCACTGAAATAACAGTTTGCCAGCTATTGATGAttgctttttttgttttttttttcccccaaaTCATCATAGTCCAAGGTTGGGCAATAAAATTTACATTAGTtctaatgaaatgaaataaaattggaTACAAACATCAATGCTATCATTCTTGATCTGAATACATTCATAGTTCATACCCAAACTGTAGGGCTGTGTCAACAAATATTGGGGTAATGAGAGACTGCAAAAAGAATAGTTATATATAACGTAAAAACTATACTTCctgagaaagagaaaaaaaagcgAGTTTCTCAGGTCCATTATTCTTTCGGAAGCAATAAACAAATTCAGTTAGAACCCTATATTATGGTAGTAGAACAATAGGAAAACATGTTGAGCAAAAAGCAAACGCATAATTGCCCGACTTACAGGCATCTagctttgaaattttaacatcaatttccAATACACCGGCTTTTGTTGGAAGAATTCCAAAGAAATATGGGAGAAAATGaatataatgcatttatatGTGATAAAAGAAACGGGATCGACATGCACAATTGCACATTCAAACAGCTTACAGATCAACTGCAGGATAGAGGCCCGGCATGTAACTGCGTCCATTTCCATTTGAACCTGAACTAGCATACACGTGTGACTGTAGTTCCCCTGAGTGGGATGATTTGCGAGATTTTGTGTGTTTAGGAGAAGCTGCATAGGAGTCATTTGAACCACTACTTGTAGAATACATTGATGATGTCGGCAGCCCGTGGATCTTTGGCAGGCCTGTTAGATCAGAACCCAAACTGTATCCCCTCTCTACTGTTTCAGCTTCCAATGGCAATTCGTCCAATGTCTATTCAAAAgggtaaaagaaaaaacagtAAATGTGGCTGCAACTTCCATATGAAATTCATGTTGAGGAAACCAAAATTTAGTAGAGCATCAGCCATGAAGTAATCAGGTAATGTGATGATAAGTTGACACACATGTAAAGGGGTGAAACCAGAAAATCTTTGTGGAGGAacggaattaaattgtatatttttatgagctaaaatgcaatttcacaattttagtaacttatatctttataatttttaaaagactgaatcaaaattttatcacttttgGAAGGAGGGGGTCTGATTTTAccttttactaaattaaatttttataaaacttaaaaagtggaatttatattttagggGGGCCAGACCGCTGCCAGACACCCCCCCCCCCTGcatgtaaacaataaaaaagatagTTTTGGCATGTCTCTTAACGAACAGATGAAAAACTCTCGTGACCATTCTAGAGACTATAATATGTTGAAATGTCAATATGCAGTCAAGAAAACCCACCCTGAATGCCTGTTGGAGAACTCGGAGTGTTTCTCGAGTACGTTTTCTCTTAGAAGCGATCTCATCAGGTTCCTGTAACATT of Gossypium raimondii isolate GPD5lz chromosome 3, ASM2569854v1, whole genome shotgun sequence contains these proteins:
- the LOC105795122 gene encoding GATA transcription factor 19 isoform X3, whose protein sequence is MVDGVAMDTVNQRGLLGRPYGYLHDDGGFERKDIKGAHKAVMNGVMSSVQPTRTSELTIAFEGEVYVFPAVTSEKVQAVLLLLGGCDTSINVPSSEFLLQEKVKVVGDSSRGSKISRRIASLVRFREKRKERCFEKKIRYTCRKEVAQRMHRKNGQFASVKDSNSGEGSCDQSDDTPDSVCQHCGINEKLTPAMRRGPAGPRTLCNACGLMWANKGTLRDLRKGGRSTHFDSKELETPTDIKPSTLEPENSFANNDEQGSPQEKKPVPMDSENHLITSNEQEFAQNSHPFLIHVENSSVNLDNEDIQETLEELADASGSDFEIPSHFDEQVDIDDSNIVTLWPGT
- the LOC105795122 gene encoding GATA transcription factor 19 isoform X2; the protein is MVDGVAMDTVNQRGLLGRPYGYLHDDGGFERKDIKGAHKAVMNGVMSSVQPTRTSELTIAFEGEVYVFPAVTSEKVQAVLLLLGGCDTSINVPSSEFLLQEKVVGDSSRGSKISRRIASLVRFREKRKERCFEKKIRYTCRKEVAQRMHRKNGQFASVKDSNSGEGSCDQSDDTPDSVLRSCQHCGINEKLTPAMRRGPAGPRTLCNACGLMWANKGTLRDLRKGGRSTHFDSKELETPTDIKPSTLEPENSFANNDEQGSPQEKKPVPMDSENHLITSNEQEFAQNSHPFLIHVENSSVNLDNEDIQETLEELADASGSDFEIPSHFDEQVDIDDSNIVTLWPGT
- the LOC105795122 gene encoding GATA transcription factor 19 isoform X1 gives rise to the protein MVDGVAMDTVNQRGLLGRPYGYLHDDGGFERKDIKGAHKAVMNGVMSSVQPTRTSELTIAFEGEVYVFPAVTSEKVQAVLLLLGGCDTSINVPSSEFLLQEKVKVVGDSSRGSKISRRIASLVRFREKRKERCFEKKIRYTCRKEVAQRMHRKNGQFASVKDSNSGEGSCDQSDDTPDSVLRSCQHCGINEKLTPAMRRGPAGPRTLCNACGLMWANKGTLRDLRKGGRSTHFDSKELETPTDIKPSTLEPENSFANNDEQGSPQEKKPVPMDSENHLITSNEQEFAQNSHPFLIHVENSSVNLDNEDIQETLEELADASGSDFEIPSHFDEQVDIDDSNIVTLWPGT